The Sulfurimonas sp. genome includes the window AAAAAACAGTGTTAAGAAATTTGGACAAATCAACTCTATTGAAGGGTATTCATACCTGATTTTACTATTTATTGCGATGCCAATGAAGTATTATTTTGGATACCCAATTGCAGTAAAAATTGCAGGTATGCTTCATGGTATTTTATTTATATTATTTTGCCTTTTACTACTTCTAGCATATAAAGATACAAAATGGTCGTTTAATGAAAATATTATATTTTTTATAGCTTCACTTATCCCTTTTGGAACATTTTTTACAAAAAATAGAATAAAAGCTTATGAGTAAGTAAAGTATTATTTTGATAAAATGTTAAACATTAAATCGGAGAAATTATGATATTTGGAATGAATGAACAAGATTTTGTTGCATATGTGGTTTTTGGAATTACACTTAACTTTCTTTTTTCTATACTATTTGGAATATATCTAAGCAAAAATATTGGTATGCAAGAGATGATAGAATCAAAAGGGGATAAAGAACAATCCTTATTAGTAAGTTTGAGTCTATTTTTACCTTATGCAAAAATGCTAATAACACTTTACAGAGTAACTATACTTCAACTTTATTTTTTAAATAAAGGGTATTCACATAAAGAATTTTGGGTTTATATGACTCATAATGAAAGTTAAATTTTCAACTACAGTTCTGGCACACAACTTGTGAATATATTTGTACCCCATAAACCTTTTTTTTGCATCTTAGCTTTTCTTTGTGCCGCTGTATAATAATCTTGAAACTCTTCATCTTTAAAAATTGGTTTTTTTATGGCTAAACCTTCTTTTAATAATAATTCAGAAAGAGTTATTTGTCCTTTCGCATAAACAACACATCCATCCTCTTTATTTTGAATATGATATAGTTGTTTGTCTTTTAAAATAAAATTTACAAAATACTCTTTCTTTGGATATCTTTTATAAAAAGCATCTATACTTTTTTGACAGATAGAGTTTCTTTTTGACTTATAATATAATGTTTCTAAAGCTAATACACCATATGCCTGACATTCAAATGTATAATTTTCTATACCAAACTTTTGTTTTTCGTTTGACATGATATTTTCAAGCCTAGCTAATACCAATTCATTAGCATCTAAGCTCAAGATAATGTAAAAGTAGATAAATAATTTTAACATGATATAATTATAGCAAGCTATAAATAAATATAAAAGGAATGTAGAGTTTTGGATGATTTTAAATTAAAATTGATTCTTAGTCTGTTAGTTGGAGTTATATTCTCATTTGTATTTATACTCCTCTCATTTGCCTTGCCTTTAGACAACAAAAAGGTATTTAAAAAAACACCTAAAAATACTTTAGAAAAAGTTTCTCACTCAGTTAAACAATAATTTAAAAAGAGCTTTTTATCTCTATTAAGCGTAATGTTTCGTGTGCACGCTTTGGTTTTAATCTAATTGCACAATAGACTAAAGCCTCAACACATAAACTAAGATACTCTAAATCTGTACTTGTCATCATATCTTTCAATATCTTACCTGCATCAAGAATACGAAGATTTCTAACAACACCTAAATTTTTATGAGTTAATTCTCGTAATGATGTAAAATCAAGTTTTCTTGATATCTCCTTGTTTGCTTGTAATGCTTCTAAATATTGTAAATATATTACTTTTGATGTTAATATTTGAGTTACATAATCTTCTACTAGCTGATTTACCAAGTCAAAATCCAGACCTAGTTCTTCCATCGCTTCATCAGGAAAATATTGATAATTTTCTATTTGTAAATCTATAAAATTTTTTTGTAAAAAAATTTTTGTATCCTCTTGTTCTTTTAGTGCAATTGTATTGTTCATAATAAAATATATCATATTTATATCTTTTTATTACTATGCTTGCCTATTTAATATAAATTAATTTAACGAGTGCTACAAAAGCACTCATCAAAAATAATTATAAGGCTTTAGAAATAATTCTATTTAGTCTTGAAATAAAATCTGCTGTATCATCAAGTTCTTTTCCATCAAACAATTTTGCTTGGTCAAGAAGTACATGCGCAGCATCATTTACTAAATTTTGGTCAACCGAATCTTTTAGTTTTTTAAGTAGTTCATGATTTGGATTTATTTGTAAAATCGGAGCAGGTTCTGGCATATCTGAATCTTGTCCCATTTGCTTCATCATTTGAGCCATCATATAAGCTTGATCTTCTTTATCTTCTTTTAGTTTTACAGGAGAATCAACTAAATCTGATGTAGTCTCAACAGATTTAACACTATCACCTAGTGCATCTTTGAGCTCTTTTGCTAAACCTTCATAAGTTTTTGCTACTTCTTCTTCAGCTTTTTTCTCTTCTTCACTCTCTTCAAACTTAGCATCTGCTACTGCTACTAATTTATAATCTTTATACTCTGTAACCATAGGAAAGATGATAGTATCAACTTCTTCATTTAAAACTAAAACATCAAGACCTTTTGCTTTAAATCTCTCTAATGCAGGAGAAGATTTTAACATTGCTAAAGAAGCTTTACCAGTGATATAATAAATTTCTTTTTTCTCATCATCGATATTTTTTACAAAATCTTCTATCATTACAGTTTCTTGAGAGTTCATAGTGCTAAACTGCATAAGTTCTAAAATCTTTTCACGATTTTCATAATCATTATAAAGACCTTCTTTTAAAACATTACCGAATTCTCCATAAAAAGTATTGTATTTTTCTTTATTTTTTTTAGCCATTTTTGCTAATTCTGAAAGAACTTTTTTTACAGATGTTTTTTTGATTTTGTCCATTGTTGGATTTGATTGTAAAATTTCACGAGATACATTAAGTGGCAAATCTTTAGAATCAATTACACCTCTTAAAAATCTTAAGTAAGTTGGCATCAATTCTTTTTCATCATCAGTAATAAATACACGGTTAATATATAGTTTAATCCCTGTTTTATAATCAACTCTAAAAAGGTCCATAGGAGCTTTTGATGGGATATAAAATAGTGTAGTATATTCAACTGCACCCTCGGCTTTATTATGTATCCAACTTAAAGGCTCTTCAGATGAATGTGCGATAGAACTATAAAAATCTTTATACTCATCTTTAGTAATATCTTTTTTAGGAATTGTCCAAAGAGCACTTGCTTTATTTATTTGCTCATTTACTATATCTGTTCTACTTGGCTCAAGTTCTTTGTCATCATCATCTTTTACAGCAGGAACAAAATTTTCTTTATCCATAAAAATAGCAAAAGGAATATGATTTGAGTATTTTTGAATAATACTTTCAACTCTATAAGTTTCTAAAAATTCACTCTCATCATCTTTTAGATGCATTACAATAGTTGTACCATGCCCATCTTGAGTTGTATTTTCTAACTCAAAAGAACCATCCCCTGTACTTGTCCATAAAAATGCTTGGGTCTCACCCGTTTTCTTAGTTGTAACTTCCACTTTATCTGCAACCATAAAACAAGCATAAAAACCAACACCAAACTGACCAATAAGATTTGAATCTTCTTTTTGATCACCAGTAAGGTTTTCTAAAAATGCTTTTGTACCTGACTTTGCAATAGTACCAAGATTGTCCATCAAATCTTGCTCATTCATTCCAATACCAGAATCTTTGATTGTTAAAGTTTTAGCTTCTTTGTTTACAACTATGTCTATGCGAGGTGCGAAAACCACATCTTTGTATTTATCATCTGTTAAAACTAACAAATTTAGTTTATCTAGTGCATCTGAAGCATTTGAAACTAACTCACGAAGAAAAATTTCTTTGTTTGAATATAGTGAGTGAATCATTAGATGTAATATTTGATTTGCTTCTGTTTGAAACTGATGTTTTGCCATTTTAGTTATCCTATTTAATAATATTTTGTAAGTTTAGCGAAAATTAGTTAATAAATACAAGTTCTATCAATAAACTTTAGTCACTAAGACTAAATAAACTTTAGTCCTATTTCTATTTGTGTAAATTTGATATACTTTCATATGAATGATTTTATAGATATGATAGAGCCGACTCCAAAACTGCACTCAAAAAAGTGTAAACTTATTTCAATGCTGTTGAGAATCTTTTTACAATATGGCATCTATATAATAGGTTCACTAGTTTGGCTAAAATATGACTACTTTATTAGCATCGCTACTTTTCTTTTAAGTTTCATAATTATGGGAATAGTCCGCTCAAAAATAAGAAATAGCGTAATACCGATTAAACAAAGAGAGTATCAATACAATGACAAAGGCATAGCGGATTGGTACACTGCAAAAGAGATATGCAATGATGAACTTGAGAGCAAGATAGAAAAAATCTAAGTTATATAATTATGCAAAATCCAAGTAGTCAAGAAAGATATTAATATTCCATATCCAACAATAGCAGAGCTAAGTCTTGGAGCTAAACCAGCCATAGATGCCACCGCACCTGCTGTTATCATAGGTCCCATACCTGCTTCCATAATAGAAACTAAGGCAGCTTTTCCTTGCCATGAAAATATCATAACCACGCCAATAGCAATGAGTGGAGAAAGAATTAGTTTTACACTCAAAGCACCAATAAAAGGTTTCACATCTTCAGGTGGAAGTTTAAATCTAAGTTGCAAACCAACAGCAACAAGAGCTAAAGGAACTATCGTACTTGCTAAAGATTCTAAAACACTTACTACAACTGGGTTAAATGTTCTTCCTATAAAAAACATTGATATTATAAGAAACAAAAATGGAGGAAAAGTAATAATTTTTCTTGCAATAACTTTAACATCTACACTCTCTTCACTAGAA containing:
- a CDS encoding DUF3817 domain-containing protein; translated protein: MIKNSVKKFGQINSIEGYSYLILLFIAMPMKYYFGYPIAVKIAGMLHGILFILFCLLLLLAYKDTKWSFNENIIFFIASLIPFGTFFTKNRIKAYE
- a CDS encoding AEC family transporter; amino-acid sequence: MENFALIFIAMLIGYIINKQDIFPKDTPIILNQFILYISLPALVLLKVPQLTFSFEIIIPVIIAWIVMGISAVAVLSLCKIMNFSKEVTGALMLVAVLGNTSFVGIPVIQAYLGDSALPYVVMYDQLGSFIALATYGTFIAAYYSSEESVDVKVIARKIITFPPFLFLIISMFFIGRTFNPVVVSVLESLASTIVPLALVAVGLQLRFKLPPEDVKPFIGALSVKLILSPLIAIGVVMIFSWQGKAALVSIMEAGMGPMITAGAVASMAGLAPRLSSAIVGYGILISFLTTWILHNYIT
- a CDS encoding thermonuclease family protein gives rise to the protein MLKLFIYFYIILSLDANELVLARLENIMSNEKQKFGIENYTFECQAYGVLALETLYYKSKRNSICQKSIDAFYKRYPKKEYFVNFILKDKQLYHIQNKEDGCVVYAKGQITLSELLLKEGLAIKKPIFKDEEFQDYYTAAQRKAKMQKKGLWGTNIFTSCVPEL
- the htpG gene encoding molecular chaperone HtpG; this translates as MAKHQFQTEANQILHLMIHSLYSNKEIFLRELVSNASDALDKLNLLVLTDDKYKDVVFAPRIDIVVNKEAKTLTIKDSGIGMNEQDLMDNLGTIAKSGTKAFLENLTGDQKEDSNLIGQFGVGFYACFMVADKVEVTTKKTGETQAFLWTSTGDGSFELENTTQDGHGTTIVMHLKDDESEFLETYRVESIIQKYSNHIPFAIFMDKENFVPAVKDDDDKELEPSRTDIVNEQINKASALWTIPKKDITKDEYKDFYSSIAHSSEEPLSWIHNKAEGAVEYTTLFYIPSKAPMDLFRVDYKTGIKLYINRVFITDDEKELMPTYLRFLRGVIDSKDLPLNVSREILQSNPTMDKIKKTSVKKVLSELAKMAKKNKEKYNTFYGEFGNVLKEGLYNDYENREKILELMQFSTMNSQETVMIEDFVKNIDDEKKEIYYITGKASLAMLKSSPALERFKAKGLDVLVLNEEVDTIIFPMVTEYKDYKLVAVADAKFEESEEEKKAEEEVAKTYEGLAKELKDALGDSVKSVETTSDLVDSPVKLKEDKEDQAYMMAQMMKQMGQDSDMPEPAPILQINPNHELLKKLKDSVDQNLVNDAAHVLLDQAKLFDGKELDDTADFISRLNRIISKAL